The following proteins are encoded in a genomic region of Phycisphaerae bacterium:
- a CDS encoding FAD-dependent oxidoreductase: MNIAILGGGIAGLSAAWRLTKRGNRVTLFEASGYLGGLGAAFEHEGRRLDKFYHVILDSDEHLLALIDEMGLSDDLAWSTTTMGFIVRGEHYPFNTPLDLMRFGALSIPDRIRTGLAALYITRLKKHGRPLDDLPAHEWLKRLFGQRVYRAIWEPLLNAKFGDLRHRVPAYWIWNTLNREKNGGEEVKAALRGGLCTLVDSLADAIIAAGGEIRLDTPIECLWETRDGVRVAGRGAEGEFDALLSTLPMPLLRNISDRRLAPKIPLPELEYQGVVNVLLVAKRRLDRHYWTAVVESGFPFQGVVETTHVIRPEWIGDRHLIYLMNYCSKDSTPYNADDESQIRLARDGLSRLYPNFDPGDIEAAYVFRAPHVEPVWPRGYLRNRPEPRIADTRVFLATTAQAYPMVTSWNTSVKLAQDAVSAMLSAGLASPRRIEHPVLSHTDAA; this comes from the coding sequence CACCAAGCGTGGCAATCGCGTCACGCTCTTCGAAGCCTCCGGGTATCTCGGAGGTCTCGGCGCGGCATTTGAGCATGAAGGCCGGCGTCTCGACAAATTTTACCACGTCATCCTCGACAGTGACGAACACCTGCTTGCCCTGATCGATGAAATGGGACTGAGCGACGATCTCGCATGGTCAACGACAACGATGGGATTCATCGTCCGAGGGGAACACTACCCCTTCAATACACCGCTCGACCTGATGCGCTTCGGCGCGCTGAGCATCCCGGATCGCATCCGAACCGGTCTCGCAGCGCTCTACATCACCAGGCTGAAAAAGCACGGGCGTCCCCTCGATGATCTGCCGGCCCACGAATGGCTCAAGCGATTGTTCGGCCAGCGCGTTTATCGCGCAATCTGGGAGCCGTTGCTCAATGCGAAGTTCGGTGACCTGCGACATCGCGTCCCGGCGTACTGGATTTGGAACACACTTAATCGTGAAAAGAATGGCGGCGAGGAGGTCAAAGCGGCGCTTCGCGGAGGGCTCTGTACGCTCGTTGACTCACTGGCCGATGCAATCATCGCTGCCGGCGGCGAAATTCGCCTCGACACGCCGATCGAATGTCTCTGGGAAACACGCGACGGCGTGCGAGTGGCCGGTCGTGGCGCGGAGGGCGAATTTGATGCGCTGCTTTCAACCCTCCCGATGCCCCTGCTTCGAAACATCTCGGATCGCAGACTCGCGCCAAAAATCCCACTACCGGAATTGGAATATCAGGGCGTCGTGAACGTCTTGCTCGTCGCGAAACGACGCCTCGACCGGCACTATTGGACAGCCGTCGTCGAAAGCGGCTTTCCATTCCAGGGTGTCGTGGAGACGACACATGTCATTCGCCCGGAATGGATCGGCGACCGACACCTCATCTACCTGATGAATTACTGCTCCAAAGACAGCACGCCGTACAATGCGGACGACGAATCGCAGATTCGCCTGGCCCGCGACGGACTCTCACGCCTCTATCCGAACTTTGACCCGGGCGATATCGAGGCGGCATACGTATTCCGCGCTCCACACGTCGAACCGGTGTGGCCGCGCGGATACCTGCGGAACAGACCGGAGCCGCGCATCGCAGATACGCGGGTATTCCTTGCAACCACGGCGCAAGCCTATCCCATGGTGACTTCATGGAATACAAGCGTAAAGCTCGCGCAGGACGCGGTCAGTGCAATGCTCTCTGCAGGACTCGCCTCGCCCAGGCGCATTGAGCATCCCGTGCTGAGCCACACGGACGCGGCTTGA